DNA from Onychomys torridus chromosome 1, mOncTor1.1, whole genome shotgun sequence:
gtgccaCAAGGAAGACGCCATCGCCCAGATGGACAGCGGGGATGAGGCGCACGGCCATGGAAAGGCGACAGCAGCCATAGTCGGTGCGGCAAGGAAGGATGTGGAGGATGGGAGGCTGCTCCAGACCACCTGGGGTCAGGCTGACCCGACAGCGACCCTCCAGGCTGTAGCGCACAGTGGCCAAGGAGCGCTGGAGGTGCGCCTGGAACCATCGCAGCACCAAGGTAGCCGAGAGGTGGCGCCGGCCCTGCACATCCACACAGAACCCTTCAGCGAAGGGCTTGCAGTCCCGATGCCACTGGCCTGTCGAGGTCCCCGACGGCGAGGGCGGTGCCTTGAGGGCACACACGAAGCAACTGCGGAAGGCGGGGGCCAGTGTGGGCTCTCTCCCCAGACTCCGTGGCTCCAGCGCCACCTGCGGCGGCAGGCGCAGTGGCACCAGCACGTCGAAGCTGTCTGGCCGGCGGATTTTATGCTGCTCGTAGGCGCTGCCCACTTGGATGAAATCTCCCCTGAAGGCCAAGGCCAGTGCTCCCCCGGTGATGGGGCCTGGAGACCCTCGGGCGCGGCCTGCCTGCACTAGTTCACCCACGATCCGGCTCACGTGGGCCTTGCTGTGACCTAGCACATGCGGCGACAGGCGCACCTCGTGCTCATAGTAACTCTCCAACAAGATGCTCAGGCCTGGCTCTTGCAAGGGtctggctgagaagttggtgtgGCCACACGGGCGGGAAGAGGCTGGCAAGAGGTGCTGGCGGATGGTGTGGCGACATCGTAGGAGAATGTAGCCAAGGATAAGAAGGATAGCCACCTTGAGCAGCGGGAAGCCGCTATCTGCGCCGTCGGGTGGCTCGGCCCGGGCGCCCTCGCTGCTGCGCAGGGCATGGTATAGGCACACCAGCGCCGTGCATAGCCCGGTCACCACCGGCCAGAAGACCTTCAGGTTGAGCGTGTACCGCACCGACATGCCGGGAGCCCGGGCGGCCCAGGGCGCGAGCCCGGGTGATGGCCCCTGCTCAGCATGCGCGCAGCGCCCCGGCGGCCCCGCGGCCCCCGTGTCCTTGGCCTTGGAGGCGGCTCCCCGCTCGCAGCGCCGGGACCAGCAGCCCCGctgctctgcctcctctcccagctCAAGTTCCCCTTCCAGGCGCCGCCCGCGCAGCACACTCCGGCCCTTGGCCGCGCCCTGTCCCAGTCCCGCTCAGTCCCCGCCGCACTGCCCTCGCCAGCTTCTGCTCAGGACTCCTACCCTACCCTGGGCGGCCCTCCTGGCTCCGTAGCCGCTGCACACGGAGGCGATCGGCTGAGTTACTCCGGCCCCCGAATTTTCTTCTTTCGGAGGGAAAGGCCGCGCTGGGCAGCCGGGAGGAAATGCCTGAGTCTGGAGCCTCGCAGGGAGGGCGGCCCCCTCCCGGCCTCCGCCTGGATCGACGCCGGGTGGCCAGAGGGACTTCGGGACGTGCGGGAGACTACACTCCCGAGGACTACTCCCAGGCCCCCTCCTGGAAGGCAGAACAGGGAAGGCCTGGTTCCGGGGCGGTGGCTGCATCGGATCCCGCAGTTACTGGGAAGTTGGCGGAGGAAGGCTCGCAGCCCCACCGCTCGGCCCTCCCTTCGCCCGGCCCCACCCCCCGCGTCCCGCTTGCGGCGTGGCAGGCCCGGGCGGAAGTGGCCCCTAGCTGTCTGAGGCTGTGCTGTCTTGCAAACCCACTTTCCTTGAGCACCTACTAAGCACTAGGCAGACGCCTAAAGGCTGGGAATGCAGTTGACAGCGTGGAGGTTGCTTTCCTGCCAGCCTTTCAAGCTTGCAGCCTTGTAAAAAGGGACTGTGAACAGAAAGGTGTTGATGACCACCTCTGACCCCTGTACTCTGGCGGttgaggtcatgagttcaaggctgccctGGGCTacttagggagaccctgtctcaaaaacaaacaaataccccaCAGGCAGATGTTCTGAAGGGAAGCTGATGGAAGGAGTACTGGGTGATCCCCCAGAATCCTGCTCAAACCATGACGGGGCTGAGGGGATGGTGTTGAGCCCAAGACCTGGGAGAGCTGGAACAAGGAGATAAAGATAGTTTTTACAGGGCTGGAGTCAGGCTTAATGCCCAGGCTCACCAGTTGAGTTTGATTCTGGAAcctacgtgtacacacacacacacacacacacacacacacacaatgtttttaagaagaaaaaaaaaacagtgctttTATTTTGCAAAGGACTTACGCCTGCATTAGTCACACAGTACACATTCTCTCTGCACTTTAAGGCTAATACTTACTGATTAGACATTAGCACTAATATCTCTTCCTAATGAGTAGTATCTTCGCTGCTTTTCCTATAGGGAAGCTAGGGCCCAGGCAGGTTCTGAAGATCACCTGGGTGCACACAGCCTTTGCAGAGCTGTGCCTTGAATTCAGGTGCTTGCATctggaagagccagagggcagGATGCCCAGGGAAGAATCCCACGGGTCTCTTTTCATCCTCTGGGCATTTTTCTGAGTCCCTCCAGGACTTGGCTGGAACCTGAAAAGCCTGTGCTTTTTCATAACATAGATATTCCCAGAGCAATCTGAATTTATTCGAATagtcatctgttttgtttttttttttttcacacttaaTCACACCTTGCTGCTGTGTAAGGGGAGCAAGGGTAAATGCATTAAAGCATATGAGCCTAGCCATTGTCTGGAACCAGGACAGAGTCAGTCCTCCTAGCATTAGAGCAGGAGATCTTGATTGTACCAGTTGGTGCTaagcagaagtgtgtgtgtgtgtgtgtgtgtgtgtgtgtgtgtgtgtgtgtgtgttgcttactcacatgcatatatgaaGGCTATAAGTAAACAAGTAAACCTTGGGTGCTATTCCCGGGGTCcaccttggttttgagacagggtctctcactggggccCAAGGCTGCTGATTTAGCAGGCCAGTGAGTTCCCAGGCTCGGATGTGTTtccacctccaagtgctgggactacaagcgAGTGCCATCACGTCCAGTCCCTCCACACCTGCCTCCCTACagtggttctggggatggaactagGGTCTTCATAAGTGTGAGACAAGTGTTTTATTGACTGAGCCCTTTCCCCAGCTTCATGACCTATTTTAGATCCCATCTATGCTGGTGCTGGAACCTGGGAAGATTCCCAgggagctgctggtcttcagtccttgctggaattccaaagaagtaAGTTCCACATCAGTAAAGGGCTGCCTCAGCAGCAGCAACCGAGAATGAATGAACTTGCCATCAAGAGTGAGGACAAAGCTTCCctcttctgtgtccttttatttGGGATGCTACCAGAATCTgaggcccagatttagggtgaaTAGTCCCACTTCAAATGATCCGGTCAGGAAAATCCCTCATGGAGGtgtccagctgcttgggttttagttgattccagatgtagtcaagatGACAACCAAGATTGGCCATCACACACTCAGCCCTTGACAAGTCACATCACCTATGCCATCTTTAATTTCCGAATGAAAACAATAACTAGGTCATAATTTTGCCATACACCAGCCACATACAATCACTAACGCAGTATATATTTTGGTATAGGTGGCAATATCCCTTGAGAAATGCTTAGTCTTTTAGTGTCTCATGACTTAAATAGGATAATAATCACTGATATTATCTCAACCTATATTATAGTACATGatagagaaatagaagaaagtgaaaatatctacttaatgtatttttcatatgcacaaacacattaacaaaaatatgacagaaacactCATATTAATTATAATCCTCGTGTCTGCAACTGGTCACGTGGCCTTAGCTGGTATTCATAATTATCTTTTTGTATtgcccattctgtatttcctccaccctcagcaaACACCTTAGCAGATCTCAGCTCTTTTTTTGAAGGAGTGACCCATACCTTCATTCCTGGAGAATGGTGTCGTATCTGGGGCTCAGGGTTGGTCTCTGTTGTTGGCAGATCTGGCAGTTTGGGTGAGTGGAAGTTGCTGAGCCCATGCCTAACCTGCATCTCCACCACCACATCCATTTTATTCATGGGCCTGTTGCGCAGTGACAGGGATGAAAAGAGGTGGACAGTCCACAGAATGAGTATAAGGTGAGAGGTTACAGACGAGCTAACAAGCTGAAAGGGACAGAAACTAGACACGGTTTAAGGAAAAACATGTTCCTCATGTTAATGGAGGAGTCCGTGCTGGCCCTACTTCAGGTTCAGCTGGATCTAGGTCCCATAATTCCACGTGTACCTGCTTTCCATCTGCCTCTTAACTCTGTTTTCTCTTAAATGGGCTGGGCTTTGATAGGTCACCTCTATATGCCATGACTAGCTAGCCTAGCCTCATTTTTCTGGAGGAAAGTCTTATTTTCCCAAAAATTGTAATCCATGCTGTGCCCGGGGATAGTGTCGGGCCATGTGTGAAAAGTGACCAAGTAGGAAAAGGCATTGGTGACCCTCTGCTGGGTTGTGCTCCCATTTCCAAATTCTATGTTGAAGCCCAGCCTCCAAGATGACTGAATTTGGAGATAGGGCTTTGGGTTTCACTAAGGTTAAATGAGGTCATAAAGATGGGGCCCTAATCTGATAGGATCTATGGTCTTGTGAAGAGACATGGATGCCTGGCTGCATACACATACCTGGATGCACATACTCACCAGGGAAAGATCATGGGGACACAGGAAGAGGTGTCCACCTCCAAGCTGGGAAAGCAGTCCTCCTCAGAAGCCGAACCCTGGCAGAAGTCCATCCTTCACCTCCCAGCCTCCAGACCCAGGAGCAGATAAAGTCTCATTGTTCAAGTCACTCAACCTGTGGTATTTGCCGTCAGTCCAAGCTGACCAATACACTGGGTACCCAGCCCTGGGAACAGGACACGGGTCATTGTGGCAGAGGTGTTCCCCCAGAGAAAGTCACAGTGCTGAAGAAGAGGGGTGGGGAAGAGCAGAGGCTGCCCTGTGTATGTCTTAACCTTGTTTGGCTCTGGCCACCACATCTCAAGAGTAGGAAGGGGTTGTGACACGTACTAGATAATTAATTTTCCCCATTAGATACGGTGGCACACTATCTCCTACCACCCAAATAATGGCAACACCGTAGCTCAGAGGTTGGCAAACGCTTTTGTGAGGACCCACCCTGTGAATAGTTTCAGATCGTGAGCCAGACTTCCACAACTGCTCAGGTCTGCTCAGTAGCCCCAGTCAGGCTCTGTTCACTTCCTGGGGTCACCAGAACAAAGTCATACAGAGTGGCTTAAACATGAgactgctgggcatggtgacagctACCTGTAATCCTGATACTCAGAaaattgaggcaggagggtcataaacttagggccagcctgggctacatagtgaaatactgtctcaaaatatcagaaaaacaattttttcacAGCTCTAGAGGCTTCTGTAGCAAAACCACATGGCTGAGCAGGCTCTTCCTCCTCGTAAAGCCCTGGAGTCTAGCCTATCCAAGTCTCTCCTGGAAGTCCTTGGCATTTCTTAGCCTGTGGCCATAACATTGAGACCTCTGTCATCTCTTCCCTGGGGGTTTGCTGACATCTCTATggccaaatctctctctctttttgttttttaaatatgtcaGTTGTAAGCTGGGCAggatggctcacatctgtaatttcagcacttgggaagctaaggcaagaggatcctatgagtttgaagccagactgggtTGAATAGTCAATCCCACACCAGCCTGGACTGGAGTGAGGTCTCATCtcaagaaacaaataacaaaatcagcCACACCAGTAGTGGTGGTGCAGACCTATCATCCCAGACATTTGGATGATTAAAGCAAGAGGATcccaagttccaggcctgcctgggctaccgtggattcaaggccagcatgggcaatTTAGGAAGAACTTGTGTCAATAtttcaaaaactacagaaagggcttggaatgtaactcagtggtagagcatttgcctagcatgtgtgagggcccaggttcaatacccaggacactgggtgtagctggagttttctccagtcctgcttggcccatggtcaggacaaatctctctcaccgccAGTCCTGcatccactcagacccaaccgagtaaacacacagagacttatagttcttataaactatatggccgtggcaggcttcttgttatctagttcctatatctcaaattaacccatttctattagtctataagttgccacatggctcgtggcttaccagttaAGATGTtattttaacatctgcttctcatcatggcagctggcagcgtctctctgacaTAGCCTTcgacttcccagaattctcttctctgcttgtcctgcctctacttcctgcctggctactggccaataagtgttttatttattaaccaatttaatatacagaacatctcacagcacctgGGTGAGGGGGAAAGATGCCAATCATTGGCTTTAAGAACCACCCTAGTCTAGTATGACTACATCTCATATTGTTTACCTCTGCAAAGACACTTTGGAATGGAGTCTGACCCATGTTTTGGAGTCAGAATATCTCCATGTGTGGGGGACACCTGACCCAAGCCACTGTAGCTGCCTCAGAAAGCATGTCAATGAGTGGATGGCATTGACTCTACTACTTATTTGTAGATGCTGAAGCCTGAATTTCTAAATATTCTCATGTCTTGAAATATACACCATTTGATTTTTTCCCAACTATTAAAGAATATAAACCAGGCGTAgtagtatacatatataatcctagcactcaggaggctcagTCAGggggaatcatgagttcaagtctagcctagACTGTAGAACAagcccctgtttcaaaaaataattagTTAATTGATGCTCCCCACACCAAATCTCAGCTTGAGGTTCACATGCAGATTTGCTGCCCTTGACCTTGAGCATGGGGACAAAATGTTGGTAATTTTTGCACAGCATTTTCCTCAGAAagaattgcttttttcttttcttttcttttttctttcttttttttttttttttttttttgagacagggtctctctatgttgccctgggtgtcctgaaactcactctgtagaccaggctggcctcaaactcacagagatccatccacctgcctcagtttccctgagtgctggggttaaaggtgtgtactatcaCAGACTTTTGGGTTTCCCTCTCTCTGACCACGGCTTCAAGGGTTCAGTGGTCACTGGGCTCCATGCATGGGCCACAGCAAAGTGGGAGGAGTTAAGGAATATCATGGTGgcgggaatggggggaggggctgtttCATCTCATGGTGGGCAGGATAGGAAGCAGAAACCAGGTATTTCCTTCAAAATCATACCCCAGTGACCTTCTTCCTTCCACCTAGGCCCCACTAACCTCCTAGAATAGTGAGACCAACTTGGAACCAAGACATATGAACCATCAGAGGATATTTTATGTTTAAACAGTGAAGGCACATAGATCCCTGATCTGCTGAGCTGGCAGGTCTGAGTGGACTACATGCCCAAATTTAGGTCTAAGAATaaactgctatttttttttttcaaagtaaaatagtAAGGACAATAAAAAGAATC
Protein-coding regions in this window:
- the Itpripl2 gene encoding inositol 1,4,5-trisphosphate receptor-interacting protein-like 2, with translation MSVRYTLNLKVFWPVVTGLCTALVCLYHALRSSEGARAEPPDGADSGFPLLKVAILLILGYILLRCRHTIRQHLLPASSRPCGHTNFSARPLQEPGLSILLESYYEHEVRLSPHVLGHSKAHVSRIVGELVQAGRARGSPGPITGGALALAFRGDFIQVGSAYEQHKIRRPDSFDVLVPLRLPPQVALEPRSLGREPTLAPAFRSCFVCALKAPPSPSGTSTGQWHRDCKPFAEGFCVDVQGRRHLSATLVLRWFQAHLQRSLATVRYSLEGRCRVSLTPGGLEQPPILHILPCRTDYGCCRLSMAVRLIPAVHLGDGVFLVAPPPPPSPSGALSELPGGLRSEALWGVNTARQEQKLLGCLQERAPPGACYLKCLQLLKALRDLGARGLDPVAATQWGRILSSYVLKTVLLAVLLNEGGPMHSWDEAHLSECLEKLVKFLRDCLLRRRDLFHCVLGPGGAAAEVGPLPKALREASPVDLLAPFDLRARELAAARLLSTWRRLPQLLRAYGGPRYLARCPSTRSQRIQGFPEDEP